In Dermacentor silvarum isolate Dsil-2018 chromosome 2, BIME_Dsil_1.4, whole genome shotgun sequence, the following proteins share a genomic window:
- the LOC119441282 gene encoding speckle-type POZ protein: MEAGQGPVQDRATVATPKTSLSCRTSSTSRINTECISHHWTIENFSKCQFFQSGTFFSEEFPKDSPLVRLKLRLDLTKDYASICVVPVHGMQGRNCVYTLTLLGEAGRPVQRYFHNGFHTLYRGSTNYLGIELCKAFLYNRENKCIHGDSLSILFEVEFLANSTNTPIKRTDIPVSPLLKNLAGLLEDKSFGNVQLTVQQRNLYAHRDVLMLSSPVFGAMFSHPTKESQEQVIHLPDQSFDAMREMLLFIYTGEVPNLDKVAEDLYVAADKYSMSELKTLCGDYLGSNLTVERAADAFVLSNMYSDAELSRSIARFIADHLVAVQRTAGWKNIWGKPDITERLFMLIADIGNTLESAP, translated from the exons ATGGAGGCAG GACAGGGCCCTGTTCAGGATCGGGCCACGGTGGCGACCCCGAAGACGTCGCTGAGTTGCCGGACGTCATCGACCAGCCGCATAAACACCGAATGCATCTCGCACCACTGGACCATCGAAAACTTCAGCAAATGCCAGTTCTTCCAAAGTGGCACTTTCTTCAGTGAAGAGTTCCCAAAGGACTCGCCACTG GTGCGCCTCAAGCTTCGGTTGGATCTAACTAAGGACTATGCATCCATCTGTGTGGTGCCCGTCCACGGGATGCAGGGGCGCAACTGTGTGTACACGCTGACACTTCTTGGTGAGGCAGGCCGGCCCGTGCAGCGGTACTTCCACAACGGCTTCCACACGCTGTACCGTGGCAGCACCAACTACCTGGGCATTGAGCTCTGCAAGGCATTTCTCTACAACCGCGAGAATAAGTGCATTCATGGCGATTCCCTAAGCATTCTGTTTGAGGTTGAGTTCCTTGCGAACAGCACCAACACACCCATCAAGCGCACTGACATCCCTGTCAGTCCGCTGCTCAAGAATTTGGCAGGCCTGCTTGAGGACAAGAGCTTTGGCAACGTGCAGCTGACGGTGCAGCAGCGGAACCTGTATGCCCATCGCGACGTCCTGATGCTTTCGTCGCCTGTGTTTGGCGCCATGTTCTCGCATCCCACAAAGGAGTCGCAAGAGCAG GTAATCCACCTGCCAGACCAATCCTTTGACGCCATGCGTGAGATGCTGCTCTTTATCTACACGGGTGAAGTTCCAAACCTGGACAAGGTTGCCGAAGACCTGTATGTGGCTGCAGACAAGTACTCTATGAGTGAACTGAAGACTCTCTGTGGGGACTACTTGGGTTCAAACCTGACTGTGGAGAGGGCGGCCGATGCCTTTGTCCTCTCTAACATGTACAGTGACGCTGAGCTCTCGCGGAGCATTGCTCGCTTCATTGCAGACCACTTGGTGGCTGTACAAAGGACTGCTGGTTGGAAGAACATCTGGGGCAAACCTGACATAACTGAGCGACTGTTTATGCTCATTGCAGATATTGGCAATACCCTCGAGTCAGCCCCATAA